A window of the Haloquadratum walsbyi C23 genome harbors these coding sequences:
- a CDS encoding DUF262 domain-containing protein yields MDAEDQFLQSVFAGEKQFVIPVFQRNYSWGTDELDALWSDVQNLLEADSLSEEHFIGTFVVMPGNHRPGTVPEYLVIDGQQRLITLTLFLSAIRDYATEVNDERHNSFAEEINKKYLIDEFKDGVEKFKVISRAEDRDALFTIVEQESVDENLAETSIYQSYDFLYSKIEEVNGDDEIETLDRLKQIIIQQLPLVMITTSEDENPYAIFETLNERGLQLEESDLIRNHVFMQLSLTEQDRFNDEHWMPFEQKFEETDDYSGVDLTEFYRDYMMRTGEYVQKNEIYHQFKRRTSEMTPRELVDELSYYGDLYLWIQRPETAPNEELTNALRRLQYLEIGTAHQLVLNLLYRWDSDNLSIDELLETLHGLESFVLRRFICGRSTRGYYRTFPIAARSIEDDDVKGSLFAYLKSQGWPDDTELLDNILRFDMYNRDKKKTWLVLRTLEEQFGHKEPVQYDELTIEHVMPQTIDDNEWGDEWKAMLGDEWERIHDQWLHALGNLTLSGYNPELSNRPFDEKRELLMESHVELNGYFEECDNWTEKTIRERNQELAERLASIWRVPQVDD; encoded by the coding sequence ATGGACGCTGAAGATCAATTTCTCCAAAGTGTGTTTGCAGGCGAGAAGCAATTCGTAATTCCAGTCTTCCAACGGAACTATTCGTGGGGGACCGATGAATTAGATGCTCTCTGGTCCGACGTGCAAAACCTCTTGGAGGCCGACTCGCTTTCTGAAGAACACTTCATTGGTACGTTCGTTGTAATGCCCGGGAATCATCGCCCGGGGACTGTGCCAGAATATCTCGTTATCGATGGACAGCAACGTCTCATCACTCTCACGCTCTTCCTCAGTGCTATCCGAGACTATGCGACCGAGGTAAACGATGAGCGACACAATAGCTTCGCTGAAGAAATTAACAAGAAGTATCTCATTGACGAATTCAAAGACGGGGTCGAGAAGTTCAAAGTTATCTCACGTGCCGAAGATCGGGACGCCCTCTTCACCATCGTGGAGCAGGAAAGCGTAGACGAGAACCTTGCGGAGACATCAATCTACCAGAGCTATGACTTCCTGTACAGCAAGATAGAGGAAGTGAATGGTGATGATGAGATTGAAACGCTTGATCGGCTCAAGCAAATCATCATCCAACAGCTTCCGTTGGTGATGATCACGACTTCTGAAGACGAGAATCCCTACGCTATCTTCGAGACTCTAAACGAGCGTGGGCTTCAGCTTGAAGAGTCTGATCTTATCCGGAACCATGTCTTTATGCAGCTCTCTCTGACCGAGCAAGATCGGTTCAACGATGAACACTGGATGCCGTTTGAGCAAAAGTTCGAAGAGACGGATGACTATTCGGGGGTCGATCTCACGGAGTTCTATCGTGACTATATGATGCGAACCGGTGAGTACGTCCAGAAAAACGAAATCTACCATCAGTTCAAGCGGCGGACGTCAGAGATGACACCCAGAGAACTCGTGGATGAACTCTCGTACTATGGTGACCTCTATCTCTGGATTCAGCGACCGGAAACGGCACCAAACGAAGAGCTTACCAACGCGCTGCGTCGCCTCCAATATCTCGAAATTGGAACGGCTCATCAGCTAGTGTTGAATCTGCTGTACAGATGGGATTCGGATAACCTCTCGATAGATGAACTTCTCGAGACTCTACACGGACTGGAAAGCTTCGTTCTTCGGCGGTTCATTTGCGGCCGAAGCACGCGGGGCTACTACCGAACCTTCCCGATTGCTGCACGGTCCATCGAAGACGACGACGTGAAAGGCTCGCTATTCGCCTATCTGAAAAGTCAAGGATGGCCAGATGACACAGAACTCCTTGACAACATCCTCCGATTTGATATGTACAACCGCGACAAAAAGAAAACGTGGCTCGTTCTTCGAACACTTGAGGAGCAGTTCGGACACAAAGAGCCGGTTCAGTATGATGAGCTCACGATTGAGCACGTCATGCCGCAGACGATCGACGACAACGAATGGGGCGACGAGTGGAAAGCGATGCTTGGCGATGAATGGGAACGTATCCACGACCAGTGGCTTCACGCCCTTGGCAATCTAACCCTCAGTGGCTACAATCCAGAGCTCTCGAATCGGCCATTTGACGAAAAGCGTGAACTCCTCATGGAAAGCCACGTCGAGCTGAACGGGTATTTTGAGGAGTGCGATAATTGGACGGAAAAGACGATTCGAGAACGGAATCAAGAACTTGCCGAACGACTCGCATCGATCTGGCGAGTCCCCCAGGTAGACGACTAG
- a CDS encoding DUF790 family protein — translation MLTADLARSRTDENSITPLLIDTDEQQYRETAAELIQIFEEHLGESKGELEDTIDQLTVSDTDYKIVQGLAKLLKDECEFETVAPVDSREIRQELFEVANRNHPIVRQPTLGEDTQSVWIYSTVADRLGISLEECYRGMYADLEENKRLVRFGHRVSDKYEGADESSTTTRLTGDSEESYAEDTITVDWLLTRYNLALAQAELYDATEMRIRVWDSFATVFSYVKLFGLMHRIYPIDSDGNRVPSTDVADGYEAILDGAASLFSKSRKYGIRMANFLPALPLCDRWKMEADILNDESGSAGRTLSFELDSSSGLSSHYSAQGEFDSDVERTLAQKWERMNTDWKLVREDDVLDLGAEVMLPDFAIEHPDGRRVVFEIVGFWTPEYLDKKLAKIRDADRDNLIVAVSERLDCSSDDFEGMDDRVLWFKSGIHVYDVVELAEEYAVDGRAPDYRH, via the coding sequence ATGCTAACAGCTGACCTTGCACGCTCACGCACGGACGAGAATAGCATTACTCCGTTGCTCATCGATACTGACGAGCAACAGTATCGAGAGACAGCGGCGGAGCTCATCCAGATTTTTGAGGAGCATCTCGGCGAATCGAAAGGAGAGTTGGAAGACACAATTGACCAGCTCACGGTTTCGGATACCGACTACAAAATCGTCCAAGGGCTGGCGAAGCTACTGAAAGATGAATGTGAGTTTGAGACGGTTGCTCCAGTTGACTCACGGGAGATTCGACAGGAGCTTTTCGAAGTTGCGAACAGGAATCACCCGATTGTCCGTCAACCAACGTTGGGAGAGGATACCCAATCCGTGTGGATATACAGTACCGTTGCTGATCGACTGGGTATCTCGCTTGAAGAGTGCTATCGGGGGATGTATGCGGACTTGGAGGAGAACAAGCGACTCGTCCGCTTTGGACACCGTGTTTCCGATAAATACGAGGGGGCTGATGAGTCATCAACAACAACGCGACTCACGGGTGATAGTGAGGAGTCCTACGCTGAGGATACCATCACAGTTGACTGGCTTCTCACGCGATACAATCTGGCTCTGGCACAGGCGGAACTCTACGATGCAACCGAGATGCGGATACGGGTTTGGGACTCATTTGCGACTGTTTTTAGCTATGTCAAGCTATTCGGCTTGATGCACCGTATCTATCCAATCGATAGCGACGGTAATCGTGTCCCCAGTACAGACGTTGCTGACGGGTATGAGGCGATTCTAGACGGAGCAGCGTCTCTCTTCTCGAAATCACGGAAGTACGGGATACGGATGGCAAACTTCCTGCCTGCACTCCCGTTGTGTGATCGCTGGAAAATGGAGGCGGATATTCTCAACGATGAAAGCGGATCCGCAGGTCGGACACTCTCGTTTGAGCTTGACTCCTCCAGTGGATTGTCTTCGCACTACTCGGCTCAAGGCGAGTTCGACTCTGATGTCGAACGAACGCTTGCTCAGAAGTGGGAGCGAATGAATACGGACTGGAAACTCGTCCGAGAGGATGATGTGCTGGACTTGGGTGCGGAGGTAATGCTTCCCGATTTCGCTATCGAACACCCAGATGGACGGCGGGTAGTGTTCGAGATCGTCGGGTTCTGGACGCCCGAATATCTTGATAAGAAGCTGGCGAAAATACGAGACGCCGACCGTGATAATCTCATCGTCGCCGTATCTGAGCGATTGGATTGCTCGTCGGATGACTTTGAGGGGATGGATGACCGTGTGCTGTGGTTCAAATCAGGGATTCACGTCTATGATGTCGTGGAGTTGGCTGAGGAGTACGCTGTCGACGGACGCGCCCCTGATTACCGACACTGA
- a CDS encoding winged helix-turn-helix domain-containing protein, whose amino-acid sequence MTGDPSPDAPDEFPSEEEIPNEPVTVDDIDPFSVNDDDFEDIDDFAAAEWKDQSTADERIRTVINRTTTPKSASDISDTALVSETKARTTLNKLAEEGIVRSHQTDSGKLYSRDPEWHLLKQIRKLATSETLVNQIQRIKQELTEYKSKYDVNDPEELLISDKELDQNELDDISHWRTAKRELSHLRAAYRLKEAKEQASIVDEPEDRRTDNQTTTPSNNQAPLQ is encoded by the coding sequence ATGACTGGCGACCCATCCCCGGACGCCCCCGACGAATTCCCCTCTGAAGAGGAAATCCCGAACGAACCGGTGACCGTGGATGATATTGATCCATTCAGTGTTAATGACGATGACTTTGAGGACATCGATGACTTCGCCGCCGCAGAGTGGAAAGACCAGAGCACTGCAGACGAACGAATTCGCACGGTGATCAACAGAACGACGACTCCGAAATCGGCGTCCGACATCTCAGACACAGCTCTCGTCTCAGAAACAAAAGCCAGGACGACACTCAACAAGCTTGCAGAAGAAGGCATCGTTAGAAGTCATCAGACCGACTCTGGAAAGCTATACAGTCGAGATCCAGAGTGGCATCTTCTCAAACAGATCAGGAAACTCGCCACCAGCGAAACGCTTGTCAATCAAATTCAACGAATAAAACAGGAACTCACAGAGTACAAATCCAAATATGACGTGAATGACCCAGAGGAACTTCTGATTTCAGACAAGGAACTTGACCAGAATGAACTCGACGACATCTCTCACTGGCGGACAGCAAAACGAGAATTAAGCCACCTCAGAGCGGCATACCGCCTCAAAGAAGCAAAAGAGCAGGCGTCGATCGTAGATGAACCGGAAGATAGGCGTACAGATAATCAAACAACGACCCCCAGTAACAATCAGGCCCCACTCCAATAA
- a CDS encoding DUF7437 domain-containing protein, producing MLAVSDVIQNERFARLYARVLEVNTPTVEELASRFASSQTTVYEDVKHLVEIGVLKRVTDSQPHRYSARRVDLTIQTGEETFQITPTLLVALAQRDSNDNIELYVERHGVSGLATTIEYARAYTKSEMTARIMAREQEIPVLEAETILQELQEILLDVEDEILTELDIEALDADVDERIGE from the coding sequence ATGCTGGCAGTTTCTGACGTGATCCAAAACGAACGGTTCGCACGTCTGTACGCTCGGGTACTCGAAGTTAACACCCCTACTGTAGAGGAGCTCGCAAGCCGTTTTGCGAGTTCTCAAACCACGGTCTACGAGGATGTCAAGCATCTCGTGGAAATCGGTGTCCTCAAGCGCGTGACGGACTCTCAGCCGCACCGATATAGCGCTCGTCGGGTCGATCTGACCATACAGACCGGGGAAGAGACGTTTCAAATCACCCCGACCCTTCTCGTTGCCCTGGCTCAACGCGACTCAAACGACAATATCGAACTCTACGTCGAACGCCACGGAGTCAGCGGTCTGGCGACGACCATCGAATACGCTCGGGCCTACACGAAATCGGAGATGACTGCCCGGATCATGGCTCGCGAGCAGGAGATTCCCGTCCTCGAAGCCGAAACAATCCTCCAGGAACTTCAGGAAATCCTCCTTGATGTAGAGGACGAGATCTTGACGGAACTCGATATAGAGGCGTTAGACGCAGATGTCGACGAGCGAATCGGCGAGTAG
- a CDS encoding DUF7389 domain-containing protein, translated as MSDSKQQPGRVVESSSSEERTKRTEYVERSDVGVSLTVKLKRGTGTRDQDEVIAKAKGKTLEDAREDMETLRGYIHDLAEDARQIQPGEDDE; from the coding sequence ATGTCTGACTCAAAGCAACAACCAGGCCGAGTAGTTGAATCGTCGTCCAGTGAAGAGCGCACGAAACGAACCGAGTATGTCGAACGAAGCGATGTTGGAGTTTCACTCACTGTGAAGCTCAAACGAGGAACCGGCACCAGAGATCAGGACGAGGTGATCGCGAAAGCGAAAGGTAAGACGCTCGAAGACGCCCGCGAGGACATGGAGACGCTTCGGGGGTACATCCATGACCTCGCCGAAGATGCCCGCCAGATTCAACCGGGGGAAGACGACGAGTAG
- a CDS encoding DUF6166 domain-containing protein: MSRIIDPQSPEQRRQRTDRDVVYIGYRQRGRAVVEKLPNHEQLTPHRSLKVANHSPIGFEWGYGGSGPAQLALALLLNYTDDEEFALTHYTQFKNEVVSQLECAGPNDRWRLTGGEIEAVVGAEADELIAP; encoded by the coding sequence ATGAGTAGAATTATCGACCCACAATCGCCCGAGCAGAGACGCCAAAGAACTGACCGCGATGTCGTCTACATCGGCTATCGACAACGAGGACGCGCTGTCGTGGAGAAACTACCTAATCATGAACAGCTCACGCCACACCGGAGTCTCAAGGTGGCGAACCACAGCCCCATAGGGTTCGAATGGGGATACGGTGGGAGTGGTCCAGCGCAGCTTGCACTCGCGCTCCTACTCAACTACACAGATGACGAAGAATTTGCGCTAACGCACTACACCCAGTTCAAGAACGAGGTCGTGAGTCAACTGGAGTGTGCCGGTCCCAACGACCGTTGGCGTCTCACCGGGGGTGAGATTGAGGCAGTGGTTGGAGCGGAAGCGGATGAGCTCATCGCCCCATAG
- a CDS encoding toxin-antitoxin system TumE family protein, protein MGGYPTDEGWATNSRTATPHVEAGLVENLVIRRTTDTDAYPSGWKYTLHLGTLQDLTLIRYDNAHEDTKGHELHTASGDADVEFWASADEYWDTIGGNPQRPY, encoded by the coding sequence TTGGGCGGCTACCCAACGGATGAGGGATGGGCTACGAACTCACGCACCGCTACACCCCACGTCGAAGCCGGACTCGTCGAGAACCTAGTCATCCGACGGACGACCGATACAGATGCCTACCCGTCCGGCTGGAAGTACACCCTTCATCTGGGAACGCTGCAAGACCTAACGCTCATCCGTTACGACAACGCCCACGAAGACACCAAAGGCCACGAACTCCACACCGCTTCCGGTGACGCAGACGTCGAGTTCTGGGCCAGTGCTGACGAATACTGGGACACCATTGGTGGCAACCCGCAACGTCCCTATTGA
- a CDS encoding HVO_A0114 family putative DNA-binding protein: MTTLHITVGDRAQLREDTLQFIQSAEADELGKSDERAVLQFGTYDDLVDSLTPLRLNLIQAIAKEHPSSMRKAARLVDRDVSDVHADLKQLEVLGILELKEGGPGGAIQPIVPFDKIEMHIDYPLLDDVDVDSTPASAD, encoded by the coding sequence ATGACCACGCTTCACATCACCGTCGGCGACCGAGCACAGCTCCGAGAGGATACGCTCCAGTTCATTCAGAGTGCCGAGGCTGATGAACTGGGCAAAAGTGATGAGCGTGCAGTACTCCAGTTCGGGACCTATGACGATCTCGTCGACAGCCTCACCCCACTGCGCCTCAATCTCATTCAGGCGATCGCCAAAGAGCACCCATCAAGTATGCGCAAGGCTGCACGACTCGTCGACCGCGACGTCTCTGATGTCCATGCAGATCTGAAACAACTGGAGGTGCTGGGCATCCTCGAACTCAAAGAAGGAGGCCCTGGGGGAGCGATTCAACCAATTGTCCCCTTCGATAAAATTGAGATGCACATCGACTATCCTCTTCTCGACGACGTCGACGTAGACAGTACTCCCGCTAGCGCAGACTAA
- a CDS encoding DEAD/DEAH box helicase family protein, with protein MRLAFDDGTLLLEDAPDTVPYAEWDDRVEEYRARAQHYRDICDWLADPDEQATLTQSTATIAEFEDDARAYSEFHFTPSVAIEPRDYQQEALSAWQDNDRQGSVVLPTGSGKTFLAVQAIADAGVSTLVVVPTIDLMNQWHATLTNAFSEQLPDGVGVLGGGSHNITNITVTTYDSAYRYINEYGDKFGLLVVDEVHHLPAPTYQQIPEMTISPYRLGLTATYERADGKHKTLKELLGTVVYREEVNELAGEYLSEYETIHLGVELTGDEREQYDEEYGIYRDYVDSHDFDLWKENGYAEFLKRTSYDPQGRRALIAKQRAETIARTAEKKLDTLDTLLKRHYDDRTIIFTANNEFAYDISQEFVVPCITHQTETDERTEILERFRTGEYSMLATSQVLDEGIDVPAANVGIILSGSASKRQYAQRLGRILRPTDDRQPARLYEIIAEDTMETYVSEQRRQGVTSDANS; from the coding sequence ATGCGTCTCGCCTTTGATGACGGCACGCTTCTTCTTGAAGACGCCCCTGATACTGTGCCATATGCTGAGTGGGATGACCGTGTTGAAGAGTATCGGGCACGGGCACAACACTATCGCGATATCTGTGATTGGCTGGCTGACCCCGACGAACAAGCCACTCTCACCCAATCCACAGCGACCATAGCTGAGTTCGAAGATGATGCCCGTGCGTACTCCGAGTTTCACTTCACTCCCTCGGTTGCTATCGAACCGCGAGATTATCAGCAGGAGGCTCTTTCGGCGTGGCAGGACAACGACCGCCAGGGAAGCGTTGTTCTCCCGACTGGAAGCGGAAAGACGTTCCTTGCTGTCCAAGCGATTGCTGATGCAGGTGTGAGTACGCTGGTCGTCGTTCCGACGATCGACTTGATGAACCAATGGCACGCGACGCTCACTAACGCGTTCAGCGAGCAACTCCCTGATGGGGTCGGTGTTCTTGGTGGCGGAAGTCACAATATCACAAACATCACGGTTACGACCTATGACTCCGCCTACCGCTACATCAACGAATACGGCGACAAGTTTGGACTTCTTGTTGTCGACGAAGTACACCATCTGCCAGCTCCAACCTACCAGCAGATTCCTGAAATGACGATCTCCCCGTATCGACTCGGACTCACAGCCACCTATGAGCGTGCTGACGGCAAACACAAGACATTGAAGGAGCTTCTGGGCACGGTCGTCTACCGAGAGGAGGTTAACGAACTTGCTGGCGAGTACCTCAGCGAGTACGAAACCATCCATCTCGGGGTAGAGTTAACAGGAGACGAACGGGAACAATACGATGAAGAATACGGGATTTACCGTGACTATGTTGACAGCCACGATTTTGACCTCTGGAAAGAAAACGGGTATGCTGAGTTCCTCAAGCGGACTTCGTATGACCCACAGGGGAGACGGGCTCTCATCGCCAAGCAACGAGCGGAAACCATCGCTCGTACTGCTGAAAAGAAACTTGACACGCTCGATACCCTCCTGAAACGACATTATGACGACCGCACTATTATTTTCACCGCCAACAACGAGTTCGCATACGACATCTCTCAAGAGTTCGTCGTCCCGTGTATCACACACCAGACTGAGACTGACGAACGAACAGAAATTCTGGAGCGGTTTCGGACAGGGGAGTACTCGATGCTCGCTACCTCACAGGTGCTTGATGAGGGAATCGACGTGCCTGCGGCGAACGTTGGGATTATTCTCTCAGGGAGTGCGTCGAAACGCCAGTATGCACAACGATTAGGGCGAATTCTCCGTCCAACAGACGACCGACAACCCGCTCGTCTCTACGAGATCATCGCCGAAGACACAATGGAGACCTACGTTTCCGAACAACGTCGGCAGGGGGTGACTTCAGATGCTAACAGCTGA